The sequence gggtgtggttagctTCGTGGTCCGTAGTTGGTGTTTCAGTTGTACTCATACTGTACACGGGATTTTGGTTCATTTCTATGACTTCCCTATCTGTATGGAGTTAAATTTTAAAAGTGGCCGTcagactgtataattatagctacatgtagtacatgtgaCAATGCTTCAACAGTACTGCATCTAGTCATAGATTAGTTTACACATGACTGATTTGTGCAGCATGTACGTACTTGTATTAACTCGAACTGTAATCTAACTCTGCTTTTGTTGGCAGTCATCTACAGCATATACTGAGATTAGCTAGATGTGTCTAGTGCTTCACCTGTAGTAGTGGCAGTACTGATGTCTTGGTTACCACTCTTTCTGATATGGACTGTAAGTAGGATGAGGAGCACGGccattactagaatgatgAGCAGCaaaactccacccactcctccAGCGATACCACCCACCACTCCCACACTTAGTGAAGAGTCTGTAGTAGAAATAAGTACACTCTGTGTAGACTATATAGGTTGATTAGCACTCACCAGGTTCACAGTTACTGCCAGTGAATCCAGACAGACAGGTCGTACATCTTGTGGATATGTTTCGTCCAGATAAACACACTGCACAGTCACGGTTACTATCATAGCCTAACAGGCAACTTGAGCATTTAATGTTCAGATCGTAGTTAGCCACACACTCAGTGCAGGTAGGATTGAAGTTATCCAAGCATGTTTGACAGAGTGTTGCTGGGTCCCCTCCTGGtagagcacacacactgcagtctGTATCAGTGAACCTGTCTGGTTGTAGGCAGAGGGAGCAGTTGGTGACTgggtctctgttgggtaggcaactAGTGCAGTCTGAGGTGATGTCCCAGCCTGGtaggcactgggtgcagttggtagagggatctctgttgggtagacactgggtgcagtcAGTAGAGgaatctctgttgggtaggcactgggtgcagtcggtcgagggatctctgttgggtaggcactgggtgcagttggtagagggatctctgttgggtaggcactgggtgcagttggtagagggatctctgttgggtagacactgggtgcagtcggtagagggatctctgttgggtagacactgggtgcagttggtagagggatctctgttgggtaggcactgggtgcagttggtaaagggatctctgttgggtaggcactgggtgcagtcgatagagggatctctgttgggtaggcactgggtgcagtcggtagagggatctctgttgggtagacaTTGAGTGCAGTTTGTTAGTGTATCATAAAACTTAAGACAGGCTGTGCAATTGGTGGTTGGGTCATAGTTGGTCTGTACACAAGTGGAGCAGCCAGTAGTAATATCCAGGTTGTAGAGGCAGTCGCTGCAGGCTACAAGAGGTGAAGGGTCTAATCGATTATCAGTACATCTTAGAGTGCCATCATCTTGACATGTCGCCACTTGTGGATTTTTCTGATGTGTGGTGGTACAGTCAGGTCCACAGAAACCAGGAGAGCACTCGACTCTGAAACtcatggtcatgtgagataTGTTGTGGAATCCAGTGAACGTCATCTCCTCTGTGAAGTCTGCTCCAAGTTGGAGGTTGTCCAGGTCAATCAACAGACTGTCTATTATGTTCGGGAGTTCGCTGTCCAATGCTTCGATAAAGAACTGAATTCGCCCCTACAGAGCCACGTAAGAATTTATGTCAAAAACCATGCACTACATGTAGAAAAACACAATCTTACCGTCCACACATTAAAGTCTGTTCTTGAAACAGGTAGAGGATTGTGTGCTACTCCCAGTAGTGCTGTTGGACCTTGACCGAATGTTATGCTCATTTCAATGAATGGGCAAGTGCTGGGGGACATTGTACAGTCTGTGAAGAAGTACCCCATGCTGGGTCTTGTCTCCAGTGATGCTCCGAATGGTCTGATGGCCCAACGGAACCTGGTGTCACATCTCTCCTCTCCTGTATTGGTACAGTTGGTGTTTCTGAATGGTAGCTCATCACAGCACACTGGTATTACACTAGCACATTCAGCACATAGTCCGGTTGGGTTGGTGTAGTTGACCAAGTTGACTGTCAGTACAAAATCAGCTCTCACCTGTAGTAATAATAGTGAAGTGTATAGTAGCTAGTGGCCTTCTATTCAGTGTAATATGCCCTACATTAATATGTTACTCGTAACTCACCGATGGGAAGcttttacacacacagactgccAAACTCCAAAGTAGTACAATCTTAGCTTTCATGTTGAGCCTAGCCTGAGGCGTAGCATGTGTTGACCTTTCAGTTATGTCGTACACTAATCACGTGACATCACTAGCCA is a genomic window of Halichondria panicea chromosome 15, odHalPani1.1, whole genome shotgun sequence containing:
- the LOC135348802 gene encoding delta-like protein B is translated as MKAKIVLLWSLAVCVCKSFPSVRADFVLTVNLVNYTNPTGLCAECASVIPVCCDELPFRNTNCTNTGEERCDTRFRWAIRPFGASLETRPSMGYFFTDCTMSPSTCPFIEMSITFGQGPTALLGVAHNPLPVSRTDFNVWTGRIQFFIEALDSELPNIIDSLLIDLDNLQLGADFTEEMTFTGFHNISHMTMSFRVECSPGFCGPDCTTTHQKNPQVATCQDDGTLRCTDNRLDPSPLVACSDCLYNLDITTGCSTCVQTNYDPTTNCTACLKFYDTLTNCTQCLPNRDPSTDCTQCLPNRDPSIDCTQCLPNRDPFTNCTQCLPNRDPSTNCTQCLPNRDPSTDCTQCLPNRDPSTNCTQCLPNRDPSTNCTQCLPNRDPSTDCTQCLPNRDSSTDCTQCLPNRDPSTNCTQCLPGWDITSDCTSCLPNRDPVTNCSLCLQPDRFTDTDCSVCALPGGDPATLCQTCLDNFNPTCTECVANYDLNIKCSSCLLGYDSNRDCAVCLSGRNISTRCTTCLSGFTGSNCEPDSSLSVGVVGGIAGGVGGVLLLIILVMAVLLILLTVHIRKSGNQDISTATTTDREVIEMNQNPVYSMSTTETPTTDHEANHTHQHETVDTPIEMNQNPVYSATNATNIEADYYENDGLGPTRNEQQPEYDYIQV